Proteins from a genomic interval of Thunnus maccoyii chromosome 1, fThuMac1.1, whole genome shotgun sequence:
- the pdcd2 gene encoding programmed cell death protein 2, whose translation MSSAEVVLGFLEEAEPWRLRSPQFPSKVGGKPAWLCQRGLPSLSGLECEICRLPLAFLLQVYAPISGQDRSFHRTLFLFCCKTPECYTHNDSRCMKVFRSQLPRRNEFYPYDPPPEDEPPSDLDQDQSVLPISGVKLCWVCGCPGNKACSRCHAVTYCGKHHQTLHWKNTHKKECCIPEASVVTVSPYIFTECELVTEPEEEEEEEEAEGEEETAVAQRSEDCPSLAETLAETDLEEMAMHETEDNKVVQRFKKKIAPEPHQVVRYSRGGSPLWVSSQHIPLDQDIPACTCGAKRTFEFQVMPQLLNSLCVDSTGASIDWGTLAVYTCSFSCNHDDQYCPEFIWKQDFSSDQQTQIKQP comes from the exons ATGTCCTCAGCAGAGGTAGTTCTGGGTTTCCTGGAGGAAGCGGAGCCGTGGCGGCTTCGCTCACCGCAGTTCCCCAGTAAAGTCGGGGGGAAGCCGGCGTGGCTCTGCCAGCGAGGCCTGCCCTCCCTGTCCGGGCTGGAGTGTGAGATATGCCGCCTGCCTCTGGCCTTTCTGCTGCAG GTGTACGCTCCCATTTCTGGTCAGGACAGAAGTTTCCACAGAACGTTGTTTCTGTTCTGCTGTAAAACTCCTGAGTGCTACACACACAACGACAGCCGCTGTATGAAAG TTTTCAGAAGTCAGCTACCTAGAAGGAATGAGTTCTACCCCTACGACCCACCACCAG agGATGAACCCCCCAGTGATCTCGATCAAGACCAGAGTGTGCTGCCCATCTCTGGAGTTAAACTGTGCTGGGTTTGTGGTTGCCCCGGCAACAAAGCCTGCTCCCGCTGTCATGCTGTAACCTACTGTGGAAAACACCACCAGACCCTCcactggaaaaacacacacaagaaggAGTGTTGTAtcccag AAGCATCTGTTGTCACAGTTTCTCCCTACATCTTCACTGAGTGTGAGCTGGTCACTGAgcctgaggaagaggaagaggaggaggaggctgaaggagaagaggagacgGCTGTTGCTCAGAGGAGTGAAGATTGTCCCTCCTTAGCAGAAA CCTTGGCAGAGACAGATCTGGAGGAGATGGCTATGCATGAGACTGAAGACAACAAAGTCGTCCAGAGGTTTAAAAAGAAGATCGCTCCAGAGCCAcatcag GTGGTGCGTTACAGTCGGGGGGGCTCTCCCTTGTGGGTCTCCTCCCAGCACATCCCTTTAGATCAGgacatcccagcatgcacctgTGGCGCCAAGAGGACTTTTGAGTTTCAG gtgATGCCCCAGCTATTGAACAGTCTATGTGTGGACTCCACAGGAGCCAGTATTGACTGGGGGACTCTGGCTGTCTACACCTGCTCCTTCAGCTGTAACCATGACGACCAGTACTGCCCCGAGTTCATTTGGAAGCAGGACTTCAGTTCAGATCAACAAACACAGATTAAACAGCCATAA